Proteins from one Flavobacterium sp. N2038 genomic window:
- a CDS encoding tetratricopeptide repeat protein — protein MKNLLLVSFIMITCSSWAQSATAYFDKAMKKAEAGNTKGAIADYTKAISMNSKFVEAYQNRGVAKLKLNDLKGALADFSKTIDLDSMNADAFTGRANVNYKLMNFKETIEDCTSSLGLNPKDYIAYNLRGLAYNKSGDKKNACKDFSKAIELGSQSAIKNKATFCR, from the coding sequence ATGAAAAACCTACTATTAGTATCATTTATTATGATTACCTGCTCTTCATGGGCGCAATCTGCAACGGCTTATTTTGACAAGGCCATGAAAAAAGCCGAAGCAGGCAATACCAAAGGCGCCATCGCCGATTATACAAAAGCAATCAGCATGAACTCAAAATTTGTTGAAGCTTACCAAAACCGTGGCGTAGCCAAACTAAAACTTAACGACCTAAAAGGTGCTCTGGCAGATTTTAGTAAAACCATTGACTTGGATAGTATGAATGCTGACGCCTTTACCGGAAGAGCAAATGTGAATTACAAACTGATGAATTTTAAGGAAACTATAGAAGACTGCACTTCATCTCTTGGTTTAAATCCAAAAGATTATATTGCCTATAATCTTAGAGGTTTAGCATACAATAAAAGCGGAGACAAAAAAAATGCCTGCAAAGACTTTTCTAAAGCAATTGAGCTAGGCAGTCAAAGTGCTATTAAAAACAAAGCAACCTTTTGCAGATAA
- a CDS encoding DUF4256 domain-containing protein, with protein sequence MKNSKNKLSQEEQGQIINILQTRFEKNMGRHKDIEWTKVEAKLNANPEKLWSLLQMEKTEGEPDIVDYDKNTNEFIFFDCVPESPKARRSLCYDRQALDARKEHKPKNSAVDMAEEMGIEILTEEQYQKLQELGNFDTKTSSWILTPADVRKLGGAVFCDYRYGRVFVYHNGAESYYAARGFRGSLRV encoded by the coding sequence ATGAAAAATAGCAAAAACAAACTTTCGCAGGAAGAGCAAGGTCAAATCATCAACATTCTACAAACACGTTTTGAAAAAAACATGGGGCGGCATAAAGATATTGAATGGACAAAAGTAGAAGCCAAATTAAATGCAAATCCGGAAAAACTATGGTCGCTTCTTCAAATGGAAAAAACCGAAGGTGAGCCGGATATTGTAGACTATGATAAAAACACAAATGAATTTATTTTTTTTGATTGTGTACCAGAAAGTCCAAAAGCACGTCGAAGTCTGTGTTATGATCGCCAGGCATTGGATGCAAGAAAAGAGCACAAACCTAAAAACAGCGCTGTTGATATGGCCGAAGAAATGGGCATTGAAATTCTGACAGAAGAACAATACCAGAAACTACAAGAACTTGGCAATTTTGACACTAAAACTTCAAGCTGGATCTTGACACCGGCAGATGTTAGAAAACTTGGCGGAGCTGTATTCTGTGATTATCGTTACGGAAGAGTATTCGTTTACCACAATGGTGCAGAATCTTATTATGCCGCAAGAGGTTTTAGAGGTTCTTTGAGAGTTTAA
- a CDS encoding DNA alkylation repair protein, with protein MEVKDILQQLEALGDEKIRAQNKKRGSSDNQFGVKMGDIRALAKKIKTNHQLALELWDIKNVDARFLAILIIEPKKLSKDQIAKMVSSEKFVHIADWFYSYVLKEYSARETLRQEWMHSNDIMHGRAAWSLTSGCVARNPEVLDLSGLLDRIETEMPNAAPEVQWTMNSTLAQIGIKFPEFRSRALSIGEKLGIYKDYPTSKGCTSPFAPIWINEMVRRQE; from the coding sequence ATGGAAGTAAAAGACATATTACAACAACTCGAAGCACTGGGTGACGAAAAAATTCGGGCTCAAAACAAAAAACGTGGTTCCAGTGATAATCAATTTGGTGTTAAAATGGGCGACATCCGCGCATTAGCAAAAAAGATAAAAACCAACCACCAATTGGCACTGGAACTTTGGGATATCAAAAATGTCGATGCTCGTTTTTTAGCTATATTGATTATCGAACCCAAAAAACTTTCAAAAGATCAAATTGCTAAGATGGTTTCATCTGAAAAATTTGTTCACATTGCAGATTGGTTTTATTCTTATGTACTAAAAGAATATTCAGCTAGAGAAACTTTGCGACAAGAATGGATGCATTCAAATGATATTATGCATGGACGTGCGGCATGGAGTCTCACCAGCGGATGTGTCGCCCGAAATCCCGAAGTTTTAGATTTATCGGGATTACTTGACCGCATTGAGACCGAAATGCCCAATGCAGCACCAGAAGTACAATGGACCATGAATAGTACTTTGGCACAAATTGGAATTAAATTTCCTGAATTTAGAAGCAGAGCACTTTCAATAGGAGAAAAACTAGGCATTTACAAAGACTACCCAACCTCAAAAGGCTGCACCTCTCCTTTTGCTCCAATCTGGATTAACGAGATGGTTCGCCGACAAGAATAA
- a CDS encoding YdeI/OmpD-associated family protein, whose amino-acid sequence MNPTVDFFFDETQKWQKELEQLRKIALDCQLTEELKWGTPCYTYQGSNIVLIHAFKDYCAFLFFKGALLKDTDGILIQQSDNVQAARQIRFTNLKEVIDLNTILKTYIYQAIEIEKAGLKVILKKTSDFPVSEEFQKKLDENPHVEKAFKALTPGRQRAYLLHFSQPKQAKTREARVEKLVPLILEGKGLKD is encoded by the coding sequence ATGAATCCAACAGTCGATTTTTTCTTTGATGAAACCCAAAAATGGCAGAAAGAACTGGAACAACTGCGAAAAATCGCTTTGGATTGCCAGCTCACTGAGGAATTAAAATGGGGCACTCCCTGTTATACTTACCAGGGCAGCAACATTGTTTTAATTCACGCCTTTAAGGATTATTGCGCTTTCTTATTTTTTAAAGGTGCATTACTTAAAGATACAGACGGAATTTTAATTCAGCAAAGTGACAACGTACAGGCAGCCCGTCAAATTCGATTTACGAACCTTAAGGAGGTTATCGATTTAAATACAATTTTAAAAACATATATTTATCAGGCAATTGAGATTGAAAAAGCTGGTCTGAAAGTTATCCTGAAAAAAACATCAGATTTTCCGGTTTCTGAAGAGTTTCAAAAGAAATTAGATGAAAATCCCCATGTTGAAAAAGCTTTCAAAGCTTTAACTCCGGGTCGCCAAAGAGCTTATTTATTGCATTTTTCTCAACCTAAGCAAGCAAAAACCCGCGAAGCCAGAGTTGAAAAACTTGTTCCGCTCATCCTTGAGGGAAAAGGACTTAAGGATTAA
- a CDS encoding DoxX family protein → MTKRNKIIYWVTTLWLSLGMTATGIVQLLQNKDETDRIAHLGYPIYLLTLLGLWKLLGVIAVLIPKFPVLKEWAYAGFFFAMSGAVFSHFANGDGAKDYFGPILLIILTILSWYFRPAERKVVTI, encoded by the coding sequence ATGACAAAGAGAAACAAAATTATTTATTGGGTTACTACACTATGGCTTTCATTAGGAATGACAGCAACCGGAATTGTACAATTATTGCAAAACAAAGACGAAACCGACCGAATAGCACATTTGGGTTATCCGATTTATTTACTAACTTTATTAGGTCTTTGGAAATTATTGGGTGTTATAGCGGTTCTTATTCCAAAGTTTCCCGTTTTGAAAGAATGGGCTTATGCCGGTTTTTTCTTTGCAATGTCAGGTGCAGTATTTTCGCATTTTGCAAATGGCGATGGCGCAAAAGACTACTTTGGCCCCATACTTTTAATAATCCTGACTATTCTTTCATGGTATTTCAGACCGGCTGAAAGAAAAGTTGTCACCATCTAA
- a CDS encoding SRPBCC domain-containing protein encodes MELKTKISAQDGKQELLITRDFDLPVELLFKAYIEPEIVEQWMGTKVLKLENKKYGGYRFETSDTKGNVVFQANGVIHEFIPNQKITRTFEMENSPFTVQLEFLEFEKQSDTTSKLTMHIVYKSTALRDQMLQLPFKQGLNMAHNRLQEIFTNLK; translated from the coding sequence ATGGAACTGAAAACAAAAATAAGCGCTCAGGACGGCAAACAAGAACTCCTAATTACCCGAGACTTTGATTTACCTGTCGAATTACTTTTTAAAGCCTATATAGAACCAGAGATTGTTGAACAATGGATGGGAACAAAGGTTTTAAAACTTGAAAATAAAAAATATGGCGGTTACCGATTTGAAACCAGTGATACAAAAGGAAATGTCGTATTTCAGGCAAATGGTGTTATACATGAATTTATACCAAACCAAAAAATCACGAGAACATTCGAAATGGAAAACTCTCCTTTTACTGTTCAGTTAGAATTTCTGGAATTTGAAAAACAAAGTGATACAACAAGCAAATTGACTATGCATATTGTATATAAATCAACTGCCCTTAGAGATCAGATGCTTCAGCTTCCGTTTAAACAAGGACTTAATATGGCACATAATCGTTTGCAGGAAATTTTTACTAATCTTAAATAA
- a CDS encoding ArsR/SmtB family transcription factor, whose translation MNLRRDVFQAIADPTRRAILLLVTSHSMTAGAIASNFDTARPTVSKHLKILTECELLQQTQNGREVHYTINAERMREVAEFIEPFRKMWDERFNKLETIMKNYKPEN comes from the coding sequence ATGAATTTAAGAAGAGATGTATTTCAGGCCATAGCCGATCCAACCAGAAGAGCTATATTACTTTTGGTGACTTCGCACTCCATGACAGCGGGAGCGATAGCCTCCAATTTTGACACCGCACGTCCTACAGTTTCCAAACATTTAAAGATCCTGACAGAATGTGAACTACTCCAGCAAACGCAAAATGGTCGTGAAGTTCATTACACAATCAATGCAGAAAGAATGCGGGAAGTAGCAGAATTTATCGAACCGTTCCGAAAAATGTGGGACGAGAGATTTAATAAACTTGAAACTATAATGAAAAACTATAAACCAGAAAATTAA